A part of Corynebacterium mustelae genomic DNA contains:
- a CDS encoding VanW family protein → MKQLDTSQTKRTKTARFFGGLALGILVLGGGAYGIDYFLSQGSIPRGSTISGVKIGGLERTAALEKLQTELADDVTKQVTLTAGERTATFGAEEAGLSINWEAALDSSGEQPLNPFTRLASFFRDREVPIATDVDQAKLDAVLDRITPELNPEPVNAGIVLIDGNPVVEPQPTNGQKVERAELSAAIIEEWLDPKGPKVDAEIFPPEYGEKQVKPILEGAAKQAVAGPVILHGRNDIAGEIPTARMGEVVTFIPENGEFRVDVNHDNARNILLERLHETERPKRNADISFSGSSRTVTPHVDGVRIDWEKTFENINDRIIGDQPRDFEAIYIDEPATFTTEMAEVATFDQVVGEFTTGGYSEASGVNIARVAQMVNGAIVAPGDTFSLNGFTGPRGAAQGFVESGIILNGRADKAVGGGISQFATTLYNAAYFAGMEDVAHTPHSYYISRYPAGREATVFEGQIDLIFKNTSPHPVRIVTSAGGGNVTVKLMGVKTVQVESISGGRWATTQPHTVSVPGPNCSPSGGAPGFTTSDTRIVRDLSGNEISRKTTTTVYDPSPIVKCS, encoded by the coding sequence GTGAAACAGCTCGATACTTCGCAAACAAAGCGCACCAAGACCGCCCGGTTTTTTGGTGGGCTTGCGCTCGGAATCCTCGTTCTCGGTGGTGGCGCATACGGCATTGATTATTTTCTCAGCCAAGGCAGCATTCCTCGCGGCAGCACCATCAGCGGGGTGAAAATTGGCGGTTTGGAACGCACCGCAGCGTTAGAAAAACTCCAGACCGAGCTTGCCGACGACGTAACCAAGCAGGTCACCCTGACCGCAGGCGAACGCACCGCCACGTTTGGGGCAGAAGAAGCGGGCTTAAGCATCAACTGGGAAGCCGCTCTTGATAGTTCCGGCGAGCAACCACTAAACCCATTCACCCGGCTGGCTAGTTTCTTCCGCGACAGAGAAGTTCCCATCGCTACAGACGTTGACCAGGCAAAACTAGACGCAGTGCTCGATCGAATAACCCCTGAGCTCAACCCCGAACCAGTAAATGCTGGCATTGTGCTTATCGACGGCAATCCCGTTGTGGAACCGCAACCTACCAATGGACAAAAAGTAGAACGTGCTGAACTATCGGCTGCCATTATCGAGGAATGGTTAGACCCCAAAGGGCCGAAGGTTGATGCAGAAATATTTCCGCCAGAATACGGGGAAAAGCAGGTAAAACCGATACTTGAGGGGGCTGCCAAACAAGCAGTTGCTGGCCCCGTGATTCTGCATGGACGCAACGATATCGCCGGTGAAATCCCAACCGCACGGATGGGAGAGGTGGTGACCTTCATCCCCGAAAACGGTGAGTTTCGAGTGGATGTCAATCACGACAACGCCCGCAATATCCTCCTAGAAAGACTGCATGAAACTGAGCGGCCCAAACGAAACGCAGACATAAGCTTCTCCGGCTCCTCCCGTACGGTAACCCCCCACGTGGATGGCGTGCGTATTGATTGGGAGAAAACCTTTGAAAACATCAATGACCGGATCATTGGGGATCAACCTCGGGACTTTGAAGCGATCTACATCGATGAACCTGCGACCTTCACCACTGAAATGGCTGAAGTTGCCACCTTCGACCAGGTGGTCGGCGAATTCACCACTGGCGGCTACTCCGAAGCATCTGGTGTGAACATCGCCAGGGTGGCACAAATGGTTAACGGCGCGATTGTTGCACCTGGTGACACCTTTAGTCTTAACGGCTTTACCGGTCCGCGTGGTGCAGCCCAAGGTTTCGTTGAATCTGGGATCATTCTCAACGGGCGTGCGGATAAAGCAGTTGGTGGTGGCATCTCTCAATTTGCAACCACCCTATATAACGCCGCTTATTTCGCTGGTATGGAGGATGTGGCGCACACACCGCACAGCTATTACATTTCCCGGTATCCGGCGGGGCGGGAAGCGACCGTATTTGAAGGGCAAATCGACCTGATCTTCAAAAACACTTCACCGCACCCAGTGCGGATCGTCACCTCCGCTGGTGGCGGCAATGTTACGGTCAAACTAATGGGTGTCAAGACGGTGCAGGTGGAATCCATCAGCGGTGGTCGATGGGCAACCACCCAACCGCATACGGTTAGTGTGCCAGGCCCTAATTGCAGTCCGTCTGGCGGTGCCCCAGGATTCACCACCTCAGATACTCGGATTGTGCGTGATCTAAGTGGAAATGAGATTTCGCGAAAAACTACAACCACGGTGTACGATCCGTCACCAATTGTTAAATGTAGCTAA
- a CDS encoding glycoside hydrolase family 3 N-terminal domain-containing protein has protein sequence MTHVKGLTHTTRYVPIIFLTCLASVVSGCTDTPGSAPEPMVLSSQATSTSEEPVTSTTELPPEDAKLRAAVAQLMMVGVRDFDDAMRALELGAGGIFIGSDTDPKLLTEPGRDLHALRERIGRPFSVSIDFEGGRVLRHAGILGTFPAPRVMAETKTELEVRALARDMATSLANHGITVNFAPVLDIDAAGLDVVGDRAFSTEPQQASRYAVAFAEGMVEGGITPVFKHFPGHGRASGDSHHNTVTTPPLEELKNFDLVPYAGALPAVPTAAVMMGHMTVPGLGDTPTSLNHDAYELLRTGDYPGGQWFNGVIFTDDLSGMKAISDTLPAHEAAALAIAAGADQALWLTTDDLGLAIDTTLGYITEGRLKAEDVAIKADRVAQLQR, from the coding sequence ATGACTCATGTGAAAGGACTCACCCACACTACCCGTTATGTGCCGATAATTTTTTTAACCTGTTTAGCGTCAGTGGTTAGCGGTTGCACCGACACACCAGGATCGGCACCAGAACCTATGGTGCTTAGCAGCCAGGCGACGTCGACAAGCGAAGAACCAGTGACATCAACCACTGAGTTACCGCCTGAAGACGCCAAGCTGCGCGCTGCCGTTGCCCAGCTCATGATGGTGGGGGTACGAGACTTTGATGATGCCATGCGAGCATTGGAATTAGGGGCAGGCGGTATTTTTATTGGATCCGATACCGACCCGAAGTTACTTACCGAGCCCGGACGTGACTTGCACGCATTACGAGAACGGATCGGCCGACCTTTTTCCGTCAGCATCGACTTTGAGGGAGGACGGGTGTTGCGGCACGCGGGAATCTTAGGAACGTTCCCAGCACCACGTGTGATGGCGGAAACTAAAACCGAATTAGAGGTTCGCGCTCTTGCCCGCGATATGGCAACCTCGCTGGCGAACCATGGCATTACCGTCAACTTTGCCCCAGTTTTAGACATTGATGCCGCAGGGCTTGACGTCGTTGGCGACCGGGCGTTTTCCACTGAACCGCAGCAGGCATCCCGCTACGCGGTGGCATTCGCTGAAGGAATGGTTGAGGGTGGGATCACCCCGGTGTTTAAACACTTCCCCGGACACGGCCGTGCCAGCGGTGACTCTCACCACAACACTGTAACCACACCACCATTGGAAGAATTAAAAAACTTCGACTTAGTGCCATATGCCGGGGCGTTACCAGCAGTGCCAACGGCGGCCGTGATGATGGGGCATATGACTGTGCCAGGGCTTGGTGACACACCCACCTCCCTTAATCACGATGCCTATGAGCTTCTACGAACCGGCGATTATCCGGGTGGGCAGTGGTTTAATGGTGTGATTTTCACCGATGATCTATCCGGTATGAAAGCAATCAGCGATACGCTTCCTGCGCACGAAGCTGCGGCCTTGGCCATCGCCGCCGGTGCCGATCAAGCATTGTGGTTAACCACGGATGACCTTGGCTTAGCTATCGATACGACCTTGGGATATATCACAGAAGGGCGGTTAAAAGCCGAGGATGTTGCAATAAAAGCGGATCGTGTTGCGCAACTGCAACGCTAA
- a CDS encoding DUF2613 domain-containing protein, translating to MAYESDTLNRRTLGPAIASGVVGIALGVVAVVGVSVFSSANSLPDSEAKDVEAAVLGDPEYGSRN from the coding sequence ATGGCCTACGAATCCGATACGCTTAATCGCCGCACCCTGGGACCTGCTATTGCCAGCGGTGTTGTTGGTATCGCGTTAGGGGTGGTGGCAGTTGTAGGTGTGTCGGTTTTTAGTTCCGCCAATTCGCTGCCGGATTCTGAGGCAAAAGACGTCGAGGCTGCCGTACTGGGGGATCCGGAGTACGGTTCTAGAAACTAG
- a CDS encoding alpha-(1->3)-arabinofuranosyltransferase domain-containing protein, producing MAVHVIGWLVLACLSFAQPFVKVSADTKHDLLANPSGFLAQATHAWTDVFTFGQLQNQAYGYLFPHGTFFWALQSVPDWITQRLWWWLVLSVGYSGMVAVLRRCGLSGISIPMAAILYCLSPRVLTTLTTISSETWPMMVAPWALLPLLGSPLSGRAVCRSVVAVAMMGAVNATATIAACVPAGVALIWQAAFYAQPAYRRRQVGLGLCWLLGCGLVSMWWIVPLLVLGAYASPFTDYIENATVVTNWLSIAEVLRGTTSWSPFVEAERQAGHLLVTDPYIVIGTVVMAGIGIYGLSQRCTYRGLWWVLLALGIIILCGSTYITGFLDSSGVAFRNVHKFDLLVRLPLTIGIAQVLSRLALPKPRAVAAALLIGLVAAAATAPAWSLRLLPLGAYEKVPDYWADAAAYLNTHAKGTRTLILPASSFARQDWGWTRDEPAQALLTVPWAVRDAIPLVNPETIRGLDGMSMYPTEENLTRHGIGAVIIRHDLAQKHRLFSAKRNFPNSTSKQFGQVEVVIFNGEHDMYTVDSGDIPSVAGGGESLALLGSGAFRLASDNADIVTDSPLLLARNFGGQEAVSAPLSSRAENTDVFNRVIDYPSIGPLTAVVEEGGTVAVSSSAADPSSFTGTNPARSQTAAVDGDLSTAWYPRPGMQKGEWIELRARSTKPVIEVTLTATKAVRMEVTVTSGNSHSTMVLTPGKTTRIPVPGGATDAVRLTLGAAAVPVGVAEISLTDAPITRTVTVPDTSPDAHSFVFSRVFSNTQVLERAFTLNSQRDFKVKLSACNHSVTIDEDSYRCGDTVTLSPGKHSLKTTARVVTLIDPKRSLEGATPQWLSQRMVPKADTERILVTNRAFNTGLVGTLDGVILEPTIINAGIQAFIVPAGASGTFELSFPADRTFRLGLGVGAAIAFITVIVAMVVGWRRNADVALAETNKDEIPATLAVITATIVAVGWPALIAIPLVWGVLRYTLFNRGLLIAAAFGMAAMWLGRAPWPSPHYAGDVLLLGLACIVGILAMCVPISRGRQP from the coding sequence ATGGCGGTACATGTCATTGGCTGGTTGGTTTTGGCCTGCCTGAGTTTCGCCCAACCTTTTGTCAAAGTTTCGGCTGATACTAAACATGACCTGCTAGCCAATCCGAGCGGATTTTTAGCCCAGGCCACTCATGCGTGGACAGATGTGTTTACCTTCGGGCAGCTACAAAACCAAGCGTATGGCTACTTATTTCCCCATGGCACATTCTTTTGGGCCCTGCAATCTGTCCCCGACTGGATAACACAGCGGCTGTGGTGGTGGCTGGTTTTATCGGTGGGGTATTCCGGAATGGTGGCAGTACTACGTCGCTGCGGATTATCGGGGATTTCGATTCCGATGGCGGCTATCCTGTACTGCCTTTCGCCACGCGTGTTAACGACTTTAACTACAATTTCGTCCGAAACCTGGCCCATGATGGTTGCCCCTTGGGCACTATTGCCGCTTCTTGGTTCCCCGCTCAGTGGTCGGGCTGTGTGTAGGTCAGTAGTGGCGGTGGCCATGATGGGGGCTGTCAATGCCACCGCCACCATAGCTGCTTGTGTACCAGCGGGCGTGGCGTTGATATGGCAGGCTGCATTCTATGCCCAGCCTGCTTATCGACGCCGCCAGGTTGGCCTCGGTCTATGTTGGCTGTTGGGTTGCGGGTTGGTCAGTATGTGGTGGATCGTTCCACTCTTGGTATTGGGGGCATATGCCAGCCCGTTTACGGATTACATTGAAAACGCCACGGTTGTGACCAATTGGCTAAGTATCGCCGAGGTGTTACGGGGTACCACCAGTTGGTCACCATTTGTCGAAGCAGAACGCCAAGCCGGGCATCTTCTGGTCACCGATCCGTATATCGTCATCGGCACCGTGGTCATGGCGGGGATCGGGATATACGGACTCAGCCAAAGGTGTACCTACCGGGGCTTGTGGTGGGTATTGCTTGCCTTGGGCATTATCATCCTGTGCGGGTCGACGTATATCACCGGGTTTTTAGACTCATCTGGTGTTGCATTTCGTAATGTCCATAAATTCGACCTGTTGGTTCGACTGCCGCTTACGATAGGTATAGCTCAGGTGCTGAGCAGGTTGGCTCTGCCGAAGCCACGCGCGGTCGCGGCGGCACTTTTGATAGGTTTGGTCGCTGCTGCCGCAACAGCTCCAGCATGGTCGTTACGGTTGCTTCCGCTGGGGGCTTATGAAAAAGTGCCGGATTATTGGGCTGATGCAGCCGCGTATCTCAACACCCATGCCAAAGGCACTCGCACGTTGATCTTGCCTGCTAGTTCCTTTGCCCGACAAGACTGGGGGTGGACTCGAGATGAACCTGCCCAAGCACTTCTCACTGTCCCGTGGGCGGTGCGGGATGCGATTCCCTTGGTTAATCCCGAAACCATTCGGGGATTAGACGGCATGTCCATGTATCCCACCGAGGAGAACTTAACTAGGCATGGCATTGGAGCGGTAATTATTCGCCACGATCTGGCCCAAAAACACCGATTGTTTTCCGCCAAGCGGAATTTCCCAAATTCCACATCCAAGCAGTTTGGTCAGGTAGAAGTGGTCATTTTCAATGGTGAACACGACATGTACACCGTCGATAGTGGGGACATTCCGAGCGTGGCTGGTGGTGGGGAATCCCTAGCATTATTAGGCTCTGGTGCGTTTCGATTAGCCAGCGACAACGCCGACATTGTCACCGATTCGCCATTACTTTTGGCTAGAAACTTTGGCGGGCAGGAGGCGGTATCCGCCCCGCTGAGCTCGCGTGCGGAGAATACCGATGTATTTAATCGAGTAATTGATTACCCAAGCATTGGGCCACTAACGGCAGTAGTCGAGGAAGGCGGAACGGTAGCGGTTTCCTCCTCAGCCGCCGATCCGTCCAGTTTTACCGGCACAAACCCAGCGCGATCGCAGACAGCCGCTGTTGACGGAGACCTATCCACAGCTTGGTACCCACGACCAGGTATGCAAAAAGGCGAATGGATTGAATTGCGTGCCCGGAGCACAAAACCCGTCATTGAGGTGACATTAACTGCAACCAAGGCGGTGCGGATGGAAGTCACTGTCACCTCCGGAAATTCCCACAGCACGATGGTGCTAACCCCAGGCAAAACCACCCGAATTCCGGTACCGGGAGGCGCCACGGATGCAGTTCGGCTTACCCTCGGGGCTGCTGCTGTTCCGGTGGGGGTTGCCGAGATTTCGTTGACGGATGCCCCCATTACCCGCACCGTTACTGTGCCAGATACCTCACCTGATGCCCACAGTTTCGTATTTAGTAGGGTGTTTTCCAATACTCAGGTGCTTGAACGGGCGTTTACGCTTAACAGCCAACGGGACTTTAAGGTCAAGCTATCGGCGTGTAATCACAGCGTAACCATTGACGAGGATTCCTATCGGTGCGGCGACACGGTTACACTTTCCCCCGGAAAGCACAGCCTGAAAACCACCGCGCGGGTGGTGACATTGATTGATCCGAAGCGAAGTCTGGAAGGCGCGACACCGCAGTGGTTATCACAGCGGATGGTGCCTAAGGCAGATACCGAACGCATCTTAGTGACCAATCGGGCGTTTAATACCGGCCTGGTCGGCACTCTTGATGGCGTTATATTGGAGCCAACCATTATCAATGCTGGTATTCAAGCATTCATCGTTCCGGCCGGTGCCAGCGGCACGTTTGAATTGTCGTTCCCAGCTGATCGCACATTCCGGCTGGGGCTAGGTGTCGGTGCCGCAATCGCGTTCATTACGGTGATAGTGGCGATGGTGGTTGGGTGGCGTCGTAACGCAGATGTCGCACTAGCTGAAACTAATAAAGATGAAATCCCCGCAACCCTGGCAGTTATAACCGCCACCATTGTTGCGGTTGGTTGGCCTGCGCTCATTGCCATCCCGTTGGTGTGGGGGGTGCTGCGCTACACATTATTTAATCGGGGCCTACTTATCGCTGCCGCATTTGGCATGGCGGCCATGTGGCTTGGACGCGCCCCCTGGCCAAGCCCGCACTATGCAGGCGATGTGCTTTTGCTGGGACTCGCCTGCATAGTGGGTATCCTTGCCATGTGTGTCCCCATTAGTCGAGGCCGACAACCCTAA
- a CDS encoding metal-dependent transcriptional regulator, whose product MGDVHVMEFPEKTQDYLKCIWDIVERTGEPAALGTIAVSLGQKTPTASEAVKRLVARGLVHHEKYAGVLLTEKGKAVALAMVRRHRLVEMFLVQVLGYSWDEVHEEADRLEHAVSDTFLDRIDRMLGHPTRDPHGDPIPDAQGNIETLSRQALSTVLPGQPVVVEQIHDGDPDFLRYLAQHNIAPGTELIIRTAPVAGVLEVWVDESPVAVSVQAAGDIRVVGLD is encoded by the coding sequence ATGGGGGACGTGCATGTCATGGAATTTCCGGAAAAGACCCAAGATTACCTCAAATGCATTTGGGACATAGTAGAACGAACAGGCGAACCAGCGGCCTTGGGAACCATCGCTGTTTCCCTGGGGCAAAAGACCCCCACCGCCAGCGAGGCGGTTAAGCGGCTGGTGGCTCGCGGCTTAGTACATCACGAAAAATATGCTGGGGTGCTTTTGACAGAAAAAGGCAAGGCTGTTGCCTTGGCAATGGTGCGTAGGCATCGACTGGTAGAGATGTTCTTAGTGCAGGTGTTGGGTTATTCCTGGGATGAAGTTCACGAAGAAGCAGACCGACTGGAACACGCAGTATCAGACACATTTTTAGATCGCATTGATCGAATGCTGGGGCACCCCACCAGAGATCCCCACGGTGATCCGATACCGGATGCTCAAGGCAATATTGAAACCCTCTCACGTCAAGCGCTCAGCACGGTGTTGCCTGGACAACCTGTGGTGGTGGAACAAATCCATGATGGTGACCCAGATTTTCTCAGATATCTGGCGCAGCATAACATCGCGCCTGGAACTGAATTGATTATCCGCACCGCACCTGTGGCTGGGGTGTTGGAGGTGTGGGTCGACGAGTCACCGGTGGCGGTGTCTGTGCAGGCAGCTGGTGATATTAGGGTTGTCGGCCTCGACTAA
- a CDS encoding metal ABC transporter permease, producing the protein MLGILLLPIIEIVVLGAAMGGVGALAIAGRRVFFAESLSHATFPGAVLGVVVGQWLGGDISTWLFIGAGLLCIPLAWLMRFLSGLPGISATAAAGIVLTLGFALGVFLLRWFQPLPVKVEGFLTGSLLAVSESDVIAAVVVLLAAVVVIVVWGRKLVVYYFDPVAFRVAGLSTTLAEAATLGLLCAAMVVAIPAVGSILSIALLVAPAAGVMGFVRTMRSLILLAAIAGVMIGLIGLYIAVHFSLSAGGTIAVVAGVFYVACRFIGWGTCMSWNFRKRPKITSNAFGT; encoded by the coding sequence GTGTTAGGTATCTTATTGCTTCCGATCATAGAAATCGTGGTACTTGGTGCTGCGATGGGCGGTGTAGGAGCCTTGGCGATTGCGGGTCGACGAGTGTTTTTCGCCGAATCTCTATCCCACGCCACATTTCCCGGGGCGGTTTTAGGCGTCGTGGTGGGGCAGTGGTTAGGTGGTGATATTAGTACCTGGTTGTTTATCGGGGCTGGTTTATTGTGTATCCCATTAGCTTGGCTGATGCGATTTTTGAGCGGGCTACCGGGGATTTCCGCCACGGCAGCCGCCGGGATCGTTTTAACCTTGGGCTTTGCCTTGGGTGTGTTTCTGCTGCGCTGGTTTCAGCCGCTTCCTGTCAAAGTGGAGGGGTTCTTAACCGGTTCGCTTCTAGCGGTATCGGAATCGGATGTGATTGCCGCCGTCGTGGTGTTGTTGGCAGCAGTGGTGGTTATCGTGGTGTGGGGCCGTAAGCTCGTTGTTTATTATTTCGACCCAGTGGCGTTTCGGGTTGCTGGCTTGTCGACGACACTCGCGGAGGCAGCCACTTTAGGCCTGCTGTGTGCCGCAATGGTGGTGGCAATTCCGGCCGTAGGCAGTATTTTATCTATCGCCTTGCTTGTAGCACCTGCCGCTGGTGTCATGGGGTTTGTGCGCACGATGCGTAGCCTGATTCTGCTGGCGGCGATTGCGGGGGTAATGATTGGGTTGATTGGGCTTTATATAGCAGTGCATTTCAGCCTTTCTGCAGGTGGAACGATTGCAGTTGTGGCTGGTGTGTTTTATGTGGCTTGTCGTTTTATAGGATGGGGGACGTGCATGTCATGGAATTTCCGGAAAAGACCCAAGATTACCTCAAATGCATTTGGGACATAG
- a CDS encoding metal ABC transporter permease, with the protein MGSEIFTDIFTIAYLQRALIVLMILGIVGGSVGVLVNLRAMEFSVEALVHSIFPGMVVGLAIYGINGIVPGAAAVAAVAAATLTVVTKKATSEAGTAVVLTSFYGLGVVLSLSIGDYSGQLDALMFGRLLDITEIRLYQTVACSVIALTLLVLTWRQQVLCAFDRSYARSLRVKVLIIDAVLNAAIAAVVVAASSAVGVLLVIGYLIIPGAAARLLATNTSQMVVIAVGSGIIAAIIGVIAMNVDLGRQISPQAAVSLSLIVVFMAAFAVSFYRRRAC; encoded by the coding sequence ATGGGCAGTGAAATCTTCACCGATATTTTCACCATTGCCTATCTGCAACGAGCGCTCATTGTGCTGATGATCCTAGGCATCGTCGGCGGCAGCGTCGGAGTGCTAGTAAACCTACGCGCCATGGAATTTAGCGTTGAAGCACTCGTACACTCCATCTTCCCCGGCATGGTGGTGGGCCTAGCAATCTACGGTATCAACGGCATTGTGCCTGGTGCCGCAGCGGTAGCGGCGGTCGCAGCAGCAACACTCACGGTCGTGACCAAGAAAGCCACCAGCGAGGCGGGCACCGCTGTAGTACTAACCAGCTTCTACGGCCTTGGTGTCGTATTGTCACTGTCCATTGGGGATTACTCAGGTCAACTAGACGCGCTGATGTTCGGGCGTTTGTTAGACATCACCGAGATCCGGCTCTACCAAACCGTAGCGTGCAGCGTCATAGCGCTGACGTTGTTGGTCCTCACCTGGCGGCAGCAAGTCCTGTGCGCCTTTGATCGCAGCTACGCGCGGTCGCTCCGGGTAAAAGTTCTAATAATTGACGCGGTGCTCAATGCTGCGATTGCGGCCGTCGTGGTGGCAGCTAGCTCTGCGGTAGGCGTTTTGCTTGTCATCGGATATCTCATTATCCCCGGCGCGGCAGCCCGGCTATTAGCAACAAACACCTCGCAGATGGTGGTTATTGCGGTTGGCTCTGGAATCATAGCTGCGATCATTGGAGTGATTGCAATGAATGTTGATCTTGGTCGCCAGATTTCGCCGCAAGCCGCAGTAAGTTTGTCGCTCATCGTTGTCTTTATGGCGGCGTTTGCCGTTTCTTTCTACAGGAGGCGGGCGTGTTAG
- a CDS encoding metal ABC transporter ATP-binding protein: protein MAQPVIAAHNIAVGYGGPPIIRDVTFDLHPSEALALIGANGSGKSTLLKGITGLSEVRGQLTITGTVGYVPQHQDIDPSFPATARGVVEMGLYPNTPWWRRIPKEPVTAAIDAVGLREIQHTRFGDLSGGQRQRILIARALVTKPHVLLLDEPFNGLDPQSRTELVLTIRNLIAGGTSLIIATHDYSLAHDTCQRCAIVADGTITVLDTKEALADYGQ from the coding sequence ATGGCTCAACCAGTAATCGCAGCACACAACATAGCCGTCGGCTACGGCGGCCCACCGATCATCCGCGATGTCACCTTCGACCTACACCCTAGTGAAGCGCTCGCTCTGATCGGCGCCAATGGCTCCGGAAAATCCACCCTGCTTAAAGGCATAACCGGGCTGTCTGAAGTACGCGGGCAGCTAACTATCACCGGAACCGTGGGATACGTACCACAACACCAAGACATTGACCCCAGTTTTCCCGCCACCGCCCGTGGCGTCGTGGAAATGGGCCTCTACCCCAATACCCCCTGGTGGCGTCGAATACCCAAGGAACCGGTGACTGCAGCCATCGACGCAGTAGGATTGCGAGAAATCCAACACACTCGATTCGGTGACCTATCCGGCGGCCAACGGCAACGCATCTTGATAGCGCGCGCATTGGTGACAAAACCACACGTCCTTTTACTTGATGAACCCTTCAACGGTCTCGACCCTCAAAGTCGCACTGAACTGGTGCTAACCATCCGAAACCTCATCGCAGGCGGAACTTCGCTGATAATCGCAACCCACGACTACAGCCTGGCACATGACACCTGCCAACGATGCGCGATTGTGGCAGATGGGACCATTACAGTGCTAGACACCAAGGAAGCGCTGGCAGACTATGGGCAGTGA
- a CDS encoding metal ABC transporter substrate-binding protein, whose amino-acid sequence MRYTQKLAAVCAAALPFALVGCATTPTTETTSDTLKVVASTTQICDYLTQIAQAGITVDKTDAQGKHNTIGDGAVEMDLTCLLAPNASAHEHEMTPQQMKALGAADILFINGVDLEHFLDSAVTTSGFDGEVSVTSGVGEIPGDAFTIDKGTEAIDVRPWPFVEEGEEAEFSHDPHVWTAPPLAAIQVKNIGHALAKAAPDKADTFTKAVDAYTQKLADLDAWAKKSLDTVPVEKRTLFTSHDAFGYLAAAYDITFIGAALSDFNHQQDATAEHIQAAADEVKKSGATVLFAENSNNDKSISAIARAAGVTAITDADALYGDSLGPAGSPGETYIGSIVHNVTTLVEAWGGKPAELPTSLK is encoded by the coding sequence ATGCGTTATACCCAAAAACTCGCAGCTGTATGTGCTGCCGCTCTTCCATTTGCATTGGTCGGTTGTGCCACCACCCCAACAACCGAAACCACCTCCGACACCCTGAAAGTGGTGGCTTCCACCACCCAAATCTGCGACTACCTCACCCAAATCGCCCAGGCCGGTATCACGGTGGACAAAACCGATGCCCAAGGAAAACACAACACCATCGGTGACGGTGCGGTAGAAATGGACCTCACCTGCCTGCTAGCCCCCAATGCCTCAGCCCACGAACATGAAATGACTCCGCAACAAATGAAAGCACTCGGGGCGGCCGACATTCTGTTCATCAACGGTGTCGATTTAGAGCACTTCCTCGATTCCGCAGTAACTACCTCTGGCTTCGACGGAGAAGTATCCGTGACTTCTGGCGTCGGTGAAATTCCGGGCGATGCCTTTACCATCGACAAGGGAACTGAAGCCATCGACGTGCGACCCTGGCCCTTTGTTGAAGAAGGCGAGGAAGCAGAATTTAGCCACGATCCACACGTCTGGACTGCACCACCACTGGCTGCCATCCAGGTGAAAAATATCGGCCACGCCCTAGCCAAAGCAGCGCCAGACAAAGCTGACACTTTCACCAAAGCGGTTGACGCCTACACCCAAAAACTAGCCGACCTTGATGCCTGGGCGAAGAAAAGCCTGGATACGGTTCCCGTCGAAAAGCGAACCCTGTTTACCTCCCACGATGCGTTCGGCTACCTCGCAGCCGCCTACGACATCACTTTTATTGGTGCAGCACTTAGCGACTTCAACCACCAGCAAGATGCCACCGCCGAGCACATCCAAGCAGCGGCCGACGAAGTAAAGAAATCTGGTGCCACGGTGCTATTCGCCGAAAACTCCAATAATGATAAATCCATTTCCGCTATCGCTCGTGCCGCAGGGGTTACCGCAATCACCGACGCGGACGCGCTTTACGGTGACTCACTCGGCCCTGCTGGAAGCCCCGGCGAAACCTACATTGGCTCAATTGTTCACAATGTGACAACCTTGGTTGAAGCGTGGGGCGGTAAACCGGCCGAATTGCCCACTTCACTGAAATAA